A region from the Leptospirillum ferriphilum ML-04 genome encodes:
- a CDS encoding maltokinase N-terminal cap-like domain-containing protein, with protein sequence MTGRGERLPLLDTPHSWEDFLSWGPSSALPAILREYLPRCRWFGDKSRQIDEVRIESVLPLDVGNNSPVFLCILSVTFLEGVARRYFLPLGLGAEAQSGPAGPVARIPSVDQAVVVDALFLPETGNGLLDLFFSGDDRPSEIRPVSTPLLPGLLASRPLEGSPRAFGGEQSNTSLLFGRSLILKCYRNLETGTNPDLEIGAFLAEAKTPAPIPPTGGALVSFTPEGRSLTIALLQGFVENRGDGWSFLLGGLQEIRLRGVPEEEEKDPGGVRIGRWIETLGERTADLHQGLGRDPDHPDFAPVPFTEDDIDELVFGIETRHERVMRMLAKTRPALPPGLQERIDRFSGMAGFLGRTLVSCRRAGRGGWKIRCHGDLHLGQVLVTAGDDAVFLDFEGEPALPIDERRKKSSPLNDVAGMLRSFHYLVASSRPEESDGRWERWLSAWLSAQSRRFWEAWRRRMDSGAVRLLGEEEPTHALLTLFLIRKCLYEIEYEINNRPAWIGIPLEGLQALLEGKGPGGGAGVS encoded by the coding sequence GTGACCGGGAGGGGGGAGCGACTCCCTCTTCTGGACACCCCGCACTCCTGGGAGGATTTTCTCTCCTGGGGGCCGTCTTCCGCTTTGCCGGCGATTCTTCGGGAGTATCTTCCCCGTTGCCGGTGGTTCGGGGACAAGTCCCGACAGATCGACGAGGTCCGGATCGAATCTGTTCTTCCCCTGGACGTTGGCAACAACAGTCCTGTTTTCCTGTGTATTCTCTCCGTGACATTCCTGGAAGGGGTCGCCCGGCGCTATTTCCTTCCGTTGGGGCTGGGTGCCGAAGCCCAATCCGGACCCGCCGGTCCCGTGGCCCGAATTCCGTCCGTTGACCAGGCGGTCGTTGTGGATGCCCTGTTTCTCCCCGAAACGGGGAACGGTCTTCTGGACCTGTTTTTTTCCGGAGACGACCGTCCGTCAGAAATCCGGCCGGTGTCGACGCCGCTCTTGCCCGGTCTCCTGGCCTCCCGTCCTCTGGAGGGCTCTCCCCGCGCTTTCGGGGGAGAGCAGAGCAACACGTCCCTTCTTTTCGGTCGATCCCTGATCCTGAAATGCTACCGGAACCTCGAAACGGGAACGAATCCGGACCTGGAGATCGGAGCCTTTCTGGCGGAGGCGAAAACTCCGGCTCCCATTCCTCCGACCGGCGGAGCGCTCGTGTCGTTCACCCCGGAGGGGCGCTCCCTGACAATCGCGCTTCTCCAGGGGTTCGTCGAGAACCGGGGGGACGGGTGGAGCTTCCTGCTGGGTGGGCTGCAGGAGATCCGATTGCGGGGAGTGCCGGAGGAAGAGGAAAAAGATCCCGGGGGGGTCCGGATTGGCCGTTGGATCGAGACGCTGGGGGAAAGGACGGCCGACCTGCATCAGGGTCTGGGACGAGACCCGGACCATCCGGATTTCGCCCCGGTTCCATTCACCGAGGACGACATCGATGAACTGGTGTTTGGAATCGAAACCCGGCACGAGAGGGTGATGCGGATGCTGGCGAAAACCCGTCCGGCTCTTCCCCCCGGGCTCCAGGAGAGGATCGACCGCTTCTCCGGAATGGCGGGATTTCTCGGCCGGACACTGGTGTCCTGTCGACGGGCGGGGAGAGGAGGCTGGAAGATCCGCTGTCACGGAGACCTCCATCTCGGTCAGGTCCTGGTGACGGCCGGTGACGATGCCGTCTTCCTCGATTTCGAGGGAGAGCCGGCTCTTCCGATTGACGAACGGCGGAAAAAGTCCTCTCCCCTGAATGATGTGGCTGGGATGCTCCGCTCTTTTCACTACCTGGTCGCCTCGTCGCGTCCGGAGGAATCCGATGGACGATGGGAGCGATGGCTTTCCGCATGGCTTTCGGCCCAGTCCCGCCGCTTCTGGGAGGCCTGGCGACGCAGAATGGACAGCGGTGCCGTCCGTCTCCTGGGCGAGGAGGAGCCGACCCACGCCCTCTTGACTCTCTTTCTGATCCGGAAATGCCTGTATGAAATCGAATACGAGATCAATAACCGTCCCGCCTGGATCGGAATTCCCCTGGAAGGGCTCCAGGCTCTTCTGGAGGGCAAAGGGCCGGGCGGGGGAGCGGGTGTATCTTGA
- a CDS encoding PEP-CTERM sorting domain-containing protein (PEP-CTERM proteins occur, often in large numbers, in the proteomes of bacteria that also encode an exosortase, a predicted intramembrane cysteine proteinase. The presence of a PEP-CTERM domain at a protein's C-terminus predicts cleavage within the sorting domain, followed by covalent anchoring to some some component of the (usually Gram-negative) cell surface. Many PEP-CTERM proteins exhibit an unusual sequence composition that includes large numbers of potential glycosylation sites. Expression of one such protein has been shown restore the ability of a bacterium to form floc, a type of biofilm.) → MPNTSTRSVSSTPAPATLSSAIGWTVDATVLSQPGLSSFDIGGGASIGVSLSSCYCPEQFVSDNIAGSGTFTLSNPFTIPNGGTIAYRTDLAAFVYNSGGLTGSVSIDPQVSLTLPQGWTGYLGSGGVLGGPVLSATPEPSSLILLGTFLAVWGGRRLAQRERLSSGEVEAGR, encoded by the coding sequence ATGCCGAATACATCAACACGATCCGTTTCGTCTACACCGGCTCCGGCCACTCTCTCGTCCGCGATCGGATGGACGGTCGATGCGACGGTCTTGTCCCAGCCCGGCCTGAGTTCGTTTGATATCGGCGGAGGGGCCAGTATCGGCGTCAGCCTGTCGTCCTGCTATTGCCCGGAACAATTTGTCTCTGACAATATCGCGGGCAGCGGGACCTTTACTCTCTCCAATCCGTTCACGATCCCGAACGGAGGAACGATCGCCTATCGAACGGATCTGGCCGCTTTTGTCTACAACTCGGGAGGACTGACCGGCTCCGTCTCCATCGATCCCCAGGTTTCTCTCACCCTTCCACAGGGATGGACCGGCTATCTGGGAAGCGGGGGTGTTCTTGGGGGTCCTGTTCTATCGGCAACTCCGGAGCCGTCCTCCCTGATCCTTCTGGGAACGTTCCTGGCGGTTTGGGGAGGCCGACGTCTCGCGCAAAGAGAAAGGTTGTCCTCCGGGGAGGTCGAAGCGGGACGGTGA
- a CDS encoding GGDEF domain-containing protein, which produces MQTSEEPKARAKSALYKLLELSLPPTPENFTRYFYEKDLPSMEDLFRKLLGLTICLAETSNTPALSRDLKTIQSILNSGEVALTTHTRIESLLNQMLETRANERAGLQDKSRSQERLSPTTAPPVLEHDADMELFPGRKRPLYSHRLSDPEEVPDPRQKFYDTRSQPGPAPERVASTLADLSREAIKLQSQMDHIRNLVQAMENRMGTLQKHNRKVSREANIDPLTGILNRRGLQHRLSFLKDPVLSLLIFDLDDFKAINDTYGHNAGDEVLRKIAQGVRTLVRKVDLFSRFGGDEFIVVMPALEISQARFVAERIRSTIARMPFLVGTGSVTITASFGLTGTYVDGAHKMDDLLELADSALYQAKSQGKNQICATNPIP; this is translated from the coding sequence TTGCAGACATCCGAAGAACCGAAAGCCCGGGCCAAGAGCGCCCTCTACAAGCTTCTCGAACTTTCCCTGCCTCCGACGCCCGAGAATTTCACCCGGTATTTCTACGAAAAGGACCTTCCTTCCATGGAAGACCTTTTCCGGAAGCTTCTCGGCCTGACGATCTGCCTCGCGGAAACGTCGAACACGCCCGCCCTGTCCAGGGACCTGAAGACCATCCAGTCCATTCTGAATTCCGGCGAGGTGGCTCTCACCACCCACACCCGGATCGAAAGTCTTCTAAACCAGATGCTGGAAACCCGGGCCAACGAGAGAGCAGGGCTCCAGGACAAATCCCGTTCACAGGAACGACTCTCTCCGACGACGGCCCCCCCCGTTCTTGAGCACGATGCCGACATGGAATTGTTCCCCGGACGGAAAAGACCCCTTTATAGTCATCGACTGTCCGATCCCGAGGAAGTTCCGGATCCGCGACAGAAATTCTACGACACCCGGTCACAACCCGGTCCGGCCCCGGAACGGGTCGCCTCCACGCTGGCGGATCTCTCACGGGAGGCGATCAAGCTCCAGTCCCAGATGGATCATATCCGTAACCTCGTCCAGGCGATGGAAAACCGGATGGGTACACTCCAGAAACACAACCGGAAAGTGTCCCGGGAAGCCAACATCGATCCCCTGACAGGCATCCTGAACCGGCGGGGTCTTCAGCATCGTTTGTCCTTTCTGAAGGACCCGGTTCTTTCTCTTCTGATCTTCGACCTGGACGACTTCAAGGCGATCAACGACACGTATGGTCACAACGCGGGGGACGAGGTTCTCCGGAAGATTGCCCAGGGGGTCCGGACACTGGTCCGGAAAGTCGATCTCTTCAGCCGTTTTGGCGGAGACGAGTTCATCGTCGTCATGCCGGCTCTCGAAATCAGCCAGGCCCGGTTCGTGGCGGAACGGATCCGGAGCACCATCGCCCGGATGCCGTTCCTGGTCGGAACCGGCTCCGTAACCATCACCGCAAGCTTTGGACTGACCGGCACCTATGTGGACGGGGCGCACAAGATGGACGATTTGCTGGAACTGGCCGACAGCGCTCTTTATCAGGCCAAGAGCCAGGGAAAAAACCAGATCTGCGCCACCAACCCGATTCCCTGA
- a CDS encoding DUF202 domain-containing protein gives MKRRTRHWAYRNYRPETLSDSLALDQFLLAIERNFLLHIATGLNMTVVGLAMFRFFSRHPNDLYAGIGLASFGVALLIAGKGLYDYLRMRSVFGAMEEDLDRKVRTG, from the coding sequence ATGAAACGGAGGACCCGTCACTGGGCCTACCGGAACTATCGACCCGAGACCCTCTCCGATTCTCTTGCGCTGGATCAGTTTCTTCTGGCGATCGAGCGAAATTTTCTGCTCCACATCGCGACCGGGCTCAATATGACCGTGGTGGGTCTGGCGATGTTCCGGTTTTTTAGTCGGCACCCCAACGATCTTTATGCGGGGATCGGACTGGCATCCTTCGGAGTCGCTCTTCTGATCGCCGGAAAAGGACTCTATGATTATTTGCGGATGCGTTCCGTTTTTGGGGCGATGGAGGAAGACCTTGACCGTAAGGTCCGGACCGGGTAG
- a CDS encoding NAD(P)-dependent alcohol dehydrogenase, with protein sequence MIETKGYATHGAREALKPFSFQRRDVGADDVLIDIHYCGICHSDIHQARNEWGQSTYPMVPGHEIVGKVSAVGPHVRGFKVGDLAGVGCFVDSCGVCPSCREGEEQYCDQSPVWTYNAVEKDGKTPTYGGYSQKIVVKEKYCLRVSPNLPLSHVAPLLCAGITTYSPLRHFGVKPGDKVGVVGLGGLGHMGVKLAASMGAHVTVFSTSDKKAADSKRLGAESFVVTRDPGKMAALANSFDFLLDTVSAPHDMNAYLNLLRRDGRLVFVGVPEKPIEIQPFAMIGKRRSMAASLIGGIRETQEMLDYCAAKGITSDVEVIGVDRIMEAYDRTVKGDVRYRFVIDMKTL encoded by the coding sequence ATGATCGAAACGAAGGGTTATGCCACGCACGGGGCCAGAGAGGCCCTGAAACCGTTTTCCTTTCAGCGCCGGGACGTCGGGGCGGACGATGTCCTGATCGATATCCATTATTGCGGCATCTGTCATTCGGATATCCATCAGGCCCGCAATGAATGGGGACAGTCCACCTATCCGATGGTTCCCGGTCACGAAATCGTCGGGAAAGTCTCTGCCGTCGGGCCCCATGTCCGGGGTTTCAAGGTGGGGGATCTGGCGGGTGTCGGATGCTTCGTCGACTCCTGCGGCGTGTGCCCGTCCTGCCGGGAAGGGGAGGAGCAATATTGCGACCAGTCTCCCGTCTGGACCTACAACGCGGTGGAAAAAGACGGAAAAACACCGACTTACGGAGGGTATTCCCAAAAAATCGTGGTGAAGGAAAAGTACTGTCTGCGGGTCTCTCCAAACCTTCCTCTCTCTCACGTGGCTCCCCTTCTGTGCGCGGGGATTACGACCTATTCGCCTCTCCGCCATTTCGGGGTCAAGCCGGGTGACAAGGTGGGGGTCGTGGGACTCGGCGGCCTCGGCCATATGGGCGTCAAGCTGGCCGCATCGATGGGAGCCCACGTGACGGTGTTCTCCACTTCGGACAAGAAGGCCGCCGACAGCAAGCGTCTGGGTGCCGAATCCTTTGTCGTCACGCGCGATCCCGGGAAGATGGCGGCTCTCGCCAACAGTTTCGATTTTCTTCTGGACACCGTGTCGGCTCCCCACGACATGAACGCCTATCTGAATCTTCTCCGCCGGGACGGCCGGCTCGTGTTCGTGGGGGTCCCGGAAAAGCCGATCGAGATCCAGCCCTTTGCCATGATCGGAAAGCGGCGATCGATGGCGGCCTCTCTCATCGGGGGGATCCGGGAAACGCAAGAGATGCTGGACTATTGCGCGGCAAAGGGGATCACGTCTGATGTCGAAGTGATCGGGGTCGACCGAATCATGGAAGCCTATGACCGCACGGTCAAGGGAGATGTCCGCTACCGGTTCGTGATCGACATGAAGACCCTCTGA
- a CDS encoding GGDEF domain-containing protein produces the protein MHFDRQSSRNEDVRVLQRLLQYQKVILESQRDLLHLENPQSMYEKLVGNIVEATEAIGATVVIQDPKTDLLLIQAPADVDKAEERTGQNGEDARPLPVRAICPTVVARKVFETGRKEGPMDPGQSELTRGVEDARQMFENVRSVMALPVYAGNSRKPDAALVIESGEFRHFTPELIDTLEQLAVSLGLGLNRYRERQELEAAKNEVEILAFHDALTHLPNRRLLEDSLEGAVERAAHNQITLAVCMLDLDGFKPINDTHGHEGGDQLLLETAARIKGCLRQTDFLARLGGDEFVLLLEGIRDEDSLKGILEKIGTAIQSPVRLENGAEVTVSLSAGVCLFPRDQGNNPDVLLRLADQALYASKSNKQNRRHFWTIFGEGLHPTHRAT, from the coding sequence ATGCACTTTGACAGGCAGTCCAGCAGGAATGAAGACGTGAGGGTCCTGCAAAGACTTCTTCAATACCAGAAAGTCATCCTCGAGAGCCAGAGAGACCTCCTGCATCTCGAAAACCCGCAATCCATGTATGAAAAACTCGTGGGAAACATCGTCGAAGCGACCGAAGCCATCGGCGCCACCGTCGTGATTCAGGATCCCAAGACGGACCTGCTCCTGATCCAGGCCCCCGCCGACGTGGACAAGGCAGAAGAAAGAACCGGCCAAAACGGCGAGGACGCGAGACCCCTTCCCGTCCGGGCCATTTGTCCGACCGTCGTGGCGAGGAAAGTTTTTGAAACGGGCCGCAAGGAGGGACCGATGGATCCGGGACAGTCGGAGTTGACCCGTGGCGTGGAAGATGCCCGGCAGATGTTCGAAAACGTCCGAAGCGTCATGGCCTTGCCGGTCTATGCGGGAAACTCCCGGAAACCGGATGCCGCCCTCGTCATCGAAAGCGGAGAATTCCGGCATTTCACCCCGGAACTGATCGACACGCTCGAACAGCTCGCCGTTTCCCTGGGGCTGGGCCTGAACCGCTACCGCGAACGACAGGAGCTGGAAGCCGCCAAGAACGAGGTCGAAATCCTGGCTTTCCACGACGCGCTGACGCATCTTCCGAACCGCCGGCTTCTGGAAGACAGTCTCGAAGGCGCCGTCGAGAGGGCCGCACACAATCAGATTACACTGGCCGTCTGCATGCTCGATCTGGACGGGTTCAAGCCGATCAACGATACCCACGGACATGAAGGGGGCGACCAGCTTCTTCTGGAGACCGCGGCGCGGATCAAGGGATGCCTCCGGCAAACCGATTTTTTGGCCCGTCTCGGCGGCGACGAATTTGTGCTTCTTCTCGAAGGGATCCGGGACGAGGACTCTTTAAAAGGGATCCTCGAAAAAATCGGCACCGCCATCCAGAGCCCGGTCCGGCTCGAAAACGGGGCGGAGGTGACCGTCAGTCTGAGCGCGGGGGTCTGCCTTTTTCCGAGAGACCAGGGGAACAATCCCGACGTGCTTCTGAGACTCGCCGACCAGGCCCTCTACGCGAGCAAGTCCAACAAACAGAATCGCAGGCATTTCTGGACGATCTTCGGCGAAGGGCTCCACCCGACACACAGGGCGACCTGA
- a CDS encoding alpha-1,4-glucan--maltose-1-phosphate maltosyltransferase — translation MPKTHSPSKVRNGVSEGRRRVVVERLLPEVDGGVRPIRRIPGEPVEVLADVIVDGHEPLRVHLEYRPPGSVAWKSRPMEQDGNDRWRETLVFDRPGTALFRVRAWVDDVAHWQGGFSKKVEAGMTADFPLELAEGAKIIREHAGRAEDEAVRKDLLEWVSRWENRPDSPEAIRLSLDRAMGALAGGIPDPRFVTESPWEREVHIERERALRGAWYEFFPRSAGKIPGRHATLREAMERLPRIAAMGFDVVYLPPIHPIGESFRKGPNNTPDAGPDVPGSPWAIGSRAGGHTAIDPRLGTLEDFQAFLEKAGASGLEVAMDIAFQCSPDHPYVKDHPDWFRRRPDGSIHYAENPPKKYQDIYPFDFLTDDWENLWAELRNVVLFWVDKGIRIFRVDNPHTKPFTFWEWLIREVHQVNPEVVFLAEAFTRPKIMYHLAHVGFSQSYTFFTWKNTRSELVDYLTELTTPPVRDFFRPNLWPNTPDILHATLQKGGRPAFLLRLMLAATLSASYGIYGPAYEWCENVPVREGSEEYLNSEKYEIRHWEPEPDHSLSGVITRINRIRRENPALGWNHTLTFHPVDNDQILAFSKTDPGTGEWILGVVNLDPFHVQTGWLSFSPGGSGDLSVEDLMTGSVYHWSSGRHYIRLDPTDPNLLPFHILRRAS, via the coding sequence ATGCCCAAAACACATTCCCCTTCCAAAGTGAGAAACGGAGTTTCCGAAGGGCGCCGACGGGTTGTTGTCGAGCGCCTGTTGCCGGAGGTGGACGGAGGAGTGCGCCCCATCCGGAGGATTCCGGGAGAGCCGGTGGAGGTTCTGGCCGACGTCATCGTGGACGGCCATGAACCCCTGCGGGTTCATCTGGAGTATCGTCCGCCAGGAAGTGTCGCCTGGAAAAGCCGGCCGATGGAGCAGGACGGAAATGACCGCTGGAGAGAGACGCTGGTCTTCGATCGACCCGGGACGGCCTTGTTTCGGGTTCGGGCCTGGGTGGACGACGTTGCCCACTGGCAGGGAGGGTTTTCCAAGAAAGTGGAGGCGGGAATGACGGCCGATTTTCCCCTGGAGCTTGCCGAAGGCGCGAAGATCATCCGGGAGCACGCCGGGCGGGCGGAAGATGAGGCTGTCAGAAAGGATCTTCTGGAATGGGTTTCCCGATGGGAAAACCGACCCGATTCTCCCGAAGCGATCCGGCTCTCCCTGGACCGGGCCATGGGAGCCCTGGCGGGCGGGATTCCCGATCCCCGGTTCGTCACCGAAAGCCCCTGGGAAAGGGAAGTGCATATCGAGCGGGAACGGGCGCTCCGGGGAGCCTGGTACGAATTCTTTCCCCGGAGCGCGGGAAAGATCCCAGGCCGGCACGCGACACTTCGCGAGGCGATGGAGCGCCTGCCACGCATTGCGGCGATGGGATTCGACGTCGTCTATCTGCCGCCGATTCATCCGATCGGAGAGTCTTTCCGGAAAGGGCCGAACAATACGCCCGACGCAGGCCCCGATGTGCCGGGGTCGCCCTGGGCGATCGGATCCCGGGCGGGGGGGCACACGGCGATCGACCCCCGGCTCGGAACGCTCGAAGACTTTCAGGCGTTCCTGGAAAAAGCCGGCGCATCGGGTCTTGAAGTCGCCATGGACATCGCGTTCCAGTGTTCTCCGGACCATCCCTACGTGAAGGACCACCCGGACTGGTTCCGGCGTCGTCCGGACGGCAGCATCCACTATGCCGAGAATCCCCCCAAGAAATATCAGGATATCTACCCCTTCGACTTCCTGACGGACGACTGGGAAAACCTCTGGGCCGAACTCCGGAACGTGGTGCTGTTTTGGGTCGACAAAGGCATCCGGATTTTCCGGGTCGACAATCCACATACAAAGCCCTTCACGTTCTGGGAGTGGCTCATCCGGGAGGTGCACCAGGTGAACCCGGAGGTGGTTTTTCTGGCAGAGGCCTTCACCCGGCCGAAAATCATGTACCATCTGGCGCATGTCGGGTTCTCCCAGTCCTATACCTTCTTCACCTGGAAAAACACCCGCTCCGAACTCGTCGACTATCTCACCGAGCTGACCACACCGCCGGTCCGGGATTTTTTCCGTCCCAACCTGTGGCCCAATACTCCGGACATTCTGCACGCCACTCTCCAGAAGGGAGGGCGTCCGGCCTTTCTTCTCCGGCTGATGCTTGCGGCCACGCTGTCCGCAAGCTATGGCATCTATGGTCCCGCCTACGAGTGGTGCGAAAATGTTCCCGTCCGGGAAGGGAGCGAGGAATACCTGAACTCCGAAAAATATGAAATCCGTCACTGGGAGCCGGAACCAGACCATTCCCTGTCGGGTGTGATCACCCGGATCAACCGGATCCGCCGGGAAAACCCGGCCCTGGGCTGGAACCATACCCTGACGTTTCATCCGGTGGACAACGACCAGATCCTGGCGTTCTCGAAAACGGATCCCGGCACCGGAGAGTGGATCCTGGGCGTGGTGAATCTCGACCCCTTTCACGTCCAGACCGGTTGGCTGTCGTTCTCTCCCGGCGGATCCGGCGATTTGAGCGTGGAGGACCTGATGACGGGAAGTGTCTACCACTGGTCATCCGGTCGGCATTACATCCGGCTGGACCCCACGGACCCGAACCTTTTGCCATTCCACATTCTCCGGAGGGCATCGTGA